The following are from one region of the Sandaracinus amylolyticus genome:
- a CDS encoding arylsulfatase, whose amino-acid sequence MPLGLGAQAKWHPRRTFSGADVASPAARERAMKDDFRGKIDIDIRRSEPDWRPYLPPSAKPGAPNVLYVVWDDTGIGAWDIYGGLIRMPNLQRIAKSGIRFTNWHTTALCSPTRSCLLTGRNATRNNMACITEGAQGFPGLSGVIPPENGFLSEILVEHGYSTFCIGKWHLTPSTEEMLAASRRTWPIGRGFERFYGFLGGETNQYYPDLVLDQGPIDPPATPEEGYHLSSDLCDRAIQLIADTSTIARDKPWLCYLSFGANHAPHQVPKEWVDRYAGVFDMGYEKYRELVLANMKKLGIVPQNTELSPINPWAAPDVIAENDLVRPWESLTEGEKKLFSRMAETYAAFSTYTDHQLGRVLDFLESTGQLENTIVVVVSDNGASGEGSPNGSVNENRFFNGWPDSLDDNLKALDQLGSPSTYNHYPTGWAWAFNTPYKMFKRYSFEGGTADPFVISWAKGIDPKKYGGQLRDQYCHAVDVVPTILDLVGIEPPRAIKGATQSRIDGLSLVPAIRDAKSASPRTTQMYSMLGTRALYHDGWKVVAKHGAISGKGKFLDDAWELYHVASDRSERIDVAEKHPEMLRALVALWYAEAGLNHALPLDDRTAAEILGIERPSIAKVSNRAVYYPGMSEVPEEVAIRLRNRSFVIGASLRDVTKGCEGVIVSQGSRFGGHTLFVQNGKLVYLYNFLGIEQFRFESSDPFPTGRVTIGVKFDKTGENPKYVANGNLELRINKKVVAKGTMRTQPGAFSLTGEGLNVGKDRGDPVSSSYRSPFTFRNGIIEFVAFDTSGEPERDLERDFAAMLSRD is encoded by the coding sequence GTGCCGCTCGGCCTGGGCGCGCAGGCGAAGTGGCACCCTCGCCGCACGTTCTCTGGTGCGGATGTCGCATCGCCCGCCGCCCGGGAGAGAGCGATGAAGGACGATTTCCGAGGCAAGATCGACATCGACATCCGCCGTTCCGAGCCCGACTGGCGCCCGTATCTGCCGCCCTCGGCGAAGCCCGGCGCACCCAACGTCCTCTACGTGGTGTGGGACGACACCGGCATCGGCGCGTGGGACATCTATGGCGGTCTCATCCGCATGCCGAACCTGCAGCGGATCGCGAAGTCCGGAATCCGATTCACCAACTGGCACACGACCGCGCTCTGCTCGCCGACGCGCTCCTGCCTGCTCACGGGGCGCAACGCGACGCGCAACAACATGGCCTGCATCACCGAAGGCGCGCAGGGATTTCCGGGCCTGAGCGGGGTAATTCCCCCGGAGAACGGGTTCCTCTCCGAGATCCTCGTCGAGCACGGATATTCGACGTTCTGTATCGGAAAGTGGCACCTGACTCCGTCGACCGAGGAGATGCTCGCCGCGAGCCGGCGCACGTGGCCGATCGGTCGCGGATTCGAGCGCTTCTACGGCTTCCTCGGCGGCGAGACGAATCAGTACTATCCCGATCTCGTGCTCGATCAGGGCCCGATCGATCCCCCGGCGACGCCCGAGGAGGGCTATCACCTCTCGTCGGATCTCTGCGATCGGGCGATCCAGCTCATCGCCGACACGAGCACCATCGCGCGCGACAAGCCGTGGCTCTGTTATCTGTCGTTCGGCGCGAACCATGCCCCGCACCAGGTGCCGAAGGAGTGGGTCGATCGGTACGCCGGCGTGTTCGACATGGGGTACGAGAAGTATCGCGAGCTCGTCCTCGCCAACATGAAGAAGCTCGGGATCGTCCCCCAGAATACCGAGCTCTCTCCGATCAACCCGTGGGCGGCGCCCGACGTCATCGCCGAGAACGATCTCGTGCGGCCCTGGGAGTCGCTGACCGAAGGCGAGAAGAAGCTGTTCTCCCGCATGGCCGAGACGTACGCCGCGTTCTCGACGTACACCGATCACCAGCTCGGCCGCGTCCTCGATTTCCTCGAATCGACGGGACAGCTCGAGAACACGATCGTCGTCGTGGTCTCCGACAACGGCGCCAGCGGCGAGGGCAGCCCCAACGGGTCGGTCAACGAGAACCGCTTCTTCAACGGATGGCCGGACTCGCTCGACGACAACCTGAAGGCGCTGGACCAGCTCGGCAGTCCTTCGACCTACAACCACTATCCGACGGGCTGGGCCTGGGCGTTCAACACGCCCTACAAGATGTTCAAGCGCTACTCGTTCGAGGGCGGCACCGCAGATCCGTTCGTGATCTCGTGGGCGAAGGGCATCGACCCGAAGAAGTACGGCGGCCAGCTGCGCGATCAGTACTGCCACGCAGTCGACGTGGTGCCGACGATCCTCGATCTCGTGGGCATCGAGCCGCCTCGCGCCATCAAGGGTGCGACCCAGAGCCGCATCGACGGCCTCAGCCTCGTCCCCGCGATCCGCGACGCGAAATCGGCCTCGCCGCGCACCACGCAGATGTACTCGATGCTCGGCACGCGCGCGCTCTATCACGACGGATGGAAGGTCGTCGCGAAGCACGGCGCGATCTCGGGGAAGGGCAAGTTCCTCGACGATGCGTGGGAGCTCTATCACGTCGCGTCGGATCGCTCGGAGCGCATCGACGTCGCGGAGAAGCACCCCGAGATGCTCCGGGCGCTGGTCGCGCTGTGGTACGCCGAGGCCGGGCTCAACCACGCGCTGCCGCTCGACGATCGCACGGCCGCCGAGATCCTCGGTATCGAGCGCCCCTCGATCGCGAAGGTCTCGAACCGCGCCGTCTACTACCCGGGCATGAGCGAAGTGCCCGAGGAGGTCGCGATCCGACTGCGCAATCGCTCGTTCGTGATCGGCGCGTCGCTCCGCGACGTCACGAAGGGCTGCGAAGGCGTGATCGTCTCGCAGGGATCGCGCTTCGGCGGACACACGCTCTTCGTGCAGAACGGGAAGCTCGTCTATCTCTACAACTTCCTCGGCATCGAGCAGTTCCGGTTCGAGTCGAGCGATCCGTTCCCGACCGGGCGCGTGACCATCGGAGTGAAGTTCGACAAGACCGGCGAGAATCCGAAGTACGTCGCGAACGGGAACCTGGAGCTCCGGATCAACAAGAAGGTCGTCGCCAAGGGCACGATGCGCACCCAGCCGGGCGCGTTCTCGCTCACCGGTGAGGGCCTCAACGTGGGCAAGGATCGCGGCGACCCCGTGAGCTCGTCGTACCGCTCGCCGTTCACGTTCCGCAACGGGATCATCGAATTCGTCGCGTTCGACACCTCGGGAGAGCCCGAGCGTGATCTCGAGCGCGACTTCGCCGCGATGCTCTCGCGCGACTGA
- a CDS encoding anaerobic sulfatase maturase, which translates to MSAATIPASDLVRRRSEVPRTAFHLLAKPTGAICNLDCSYCFFLSKERLYPESSFRMSDELLDAYLTQYLESQWGPEITVAWQGGEPTIMGLDFFRRAVAMAEAKKRPGTRLAHTLQTNGTLLDEAWCDFLREHRFLVGLSLDGPRALHDACRVDKGGHPTFDKVMRALRLLQAHEVEINVLTTVHAANADHPLEVYRFLRDDARARYMQLIPIVERDNDTGFQEGTELTSRSVGADQYGRFLTAIFDEWVRRDVGTVFVQQFDVALASWAGEPHGLCVHSETCGAALALEHNGDLYSCDHFVEPAHRLGNIRDRHMSVLASSERQRDFGRAKRDSLPRACRECEYRFACHGGCPKDRVARASDGEPGLNHLCAGYLRFFRHIDPTMRRMVQLLRSGDAPARVMFERAGRNDPCPCRSGKKHKHCHGR; encoded by the coding sequence ATGTCCGCGGCGACCATCCCTGCCAGCGATCTCGTGAGGCGTCGGAGCGAGGTGCCGCGCACGGCGTTCCATCTCCTCGCGAAGCCCACCGGCGCCATCTGCAACCTCGACTGCTCGTATTGTTTCTTCCTCTCGAAGGAGCGGCTCTATCCGGAGAGCTCGTTCCGGATGAGCGACGAGCTGCTCGACGCATATCTCACGCAGTATCTCGAGTCGCAGTGGGGCCCCGAGATCACGGTCGCGTGGCAGGGCGGCGAGCCGACGATCATGGGGCTCGACTTCTTCCGGCGCGCGGTCGCGATGGCGGAGGCGAAGAAGCGCCCGGGGACGCGCCTCGCACATACCCTCCAGACCAACGGCACGCTGCTCGACGAGGCGTGGTGCGATTTCCTGCGCGAGCATCGCTTCCTCGTCGGGCTCTCGCTCGATGGGCCGCGCGCGCTGCACGATGCCTGTCGCGTCGACAAGGGCGGTCACCCGACGTTCGACAAGGTCATGCGCGCGCTGCGGCTCCTCCAAGCTCACGAGGTGGAGATCAACGTGCTCACGACGGTGCACGCCGCGAACGCCGATCATCCGCTCGAGGTCTATCGGTTCCTCCGGGACGACGCACGGGCGCGCTACATGCAGCTGATCCCGATCGTCGAGCGCGACAACGACACCGGCTTCCAGGAGGGCACCGAGCTGACGTCGCGCTCGGTCGGCGCCGACCAGTACGGACGCTTCCTCACCGCGATCTTCGACGAGTGGGTGCGGCGCGACGTCGGCACGGTCTTCGTCCAGCAATTCGACGTCGCGCTCGCGTCGTGGGCCGGAGAGCCGCACGGGCTCTGCGTGCACTCGGAGACGTGCGGGGCCGCGCTCGCGCTCGAGCACAACGGCGATCTCTATTCGTGTGATCACTTCGTCGAGCCGGCGCACCGACTCGGGAACATCCGCGACCGCCACATGAGCGTGCTCGCGAGCTCCGAGCGACAGCGCGACTTCGGGCGTGCGAAGCGAGACTCCCTCCCTCGCGCCTGCCGCGAGTGCGAATATCGATTCGCGTGCCACGGCGGCTGTCCGAAGGATCGCGTCGCGCGCGCGTCCGACGGAGAGCCCGGCCTCAATCACCTCTGCGCCGGATATCTGCGCTTCTTCCGGCACATCGATCCCACGATGCGCCGCATGGTCCAGCTGCTGCGGAGCGGGGACGCGCCCGCACGCGTCATGTTCGAGCGCGCGGGCCGCAACGACCCGTGCCCCTGCCGCAGCGGCAAGAAGCACAAGCACTGTCACGGTCGCTGA
- a CDS encoding aldo/keto reductase, producing the protein MQKRTLGASGLEVSAIGLGCMGMSWGYGAPGDRSEMIALLRRAVELGVTFFDTAEVYGPLANEELVGEALAPFRDRVVIATKFGFAPSAPGEARWSSLDSRPEHIREVVEGSLRRLRVDVIDLLYQHRVDPNVPIEDVAGAVKELIQQGKVKSFGLSEASAATIRRAHAVQPVAAVQSEYSLWFRRPEEDVLPALEELGIGFVSFSPLGKGFLTGAISAETRFAANDFRSVLPRFAPDAMAANQAFVDLLARVGREKSGTAAQIALAWLLAKKPWIVPIPGTTKRARLEENVRAADITLTADDLAAIERAAARIEVHGARYPEAIERMTGR; encoded by the coding sequence ATGCAGAAGCGAACGTTGGGAGCGAGCGGCCTCGAGGTCTCGGCGATCGGGCTCGGGTGCATGGGGATGAGCTGGGGCTACGGCGCGCCCGGAGATCGCAGCGAGATGATCGCGCTGCTCCGCAGGGCGGTGGAGCTCGGCGTCACGTTCTTCGACACCGCGGAGGTCTACGGGCCGCTCGCGAACGAAGAGCTCGTCGGCGAGGCGCTCGCGCCGTTCCGTGATCGTGTGGTGATCGCGACGAAGTTCGGGTTCGCGCCGAGCGCTCCGGGCGAAGCGCGGTGGTCGAGCCTCGACAGCCGCCCCGAGCACATCCGCGAGGTCGTCGAGGGATCGCTGCGCAGGCTGAGGGTCGACGTGATCGATCTCCTCTACCAGCACCGGGTCGATCCGAACGTGCCCATCGAGGACGTCGCGGGCGCGGTGAAGGAGCTGATCCAGCAGGGCAAGGTGAAGAGCTTCGGTCTCTCCGAGGCGAGCGCCGCGACGATCCGTCGCGCCCACGCGGTGCAGCCGGTCGCGGCCGTGCAGAGCGAGTACTCGCTGTGGTTCCGCCGCCCGGAGGAGGACGTGCTGCCGGCGCTCGAGGAGCTCGGCATCGGCTTCGTCTCCTTCAGCCCGCTCGGCAAGGGGTTCCTCACCGGCGCGATCAGCGCCGAGACGCGCTTCGCCGCGAACGACTTCCGCAGCGTCCTCCCGCGCTTCGCGCCCGACGCGATGGCCGCGAACCAGGCGTTCGTCGATCTCCTCGCGCGCGTCGGGCGCGAGAAAAGCGGGACCGCCGCACAGATCGCGCTCGCGTGGTTGCTCGCGAAGAAGCCGTGGATCGTGCCGATCCCCGGCACCACCAAGCGCGCGCGCCTCGAGGAGAACGTGCGCGCCGCCGACATCACGCTCACGGCCGACGACCTCGCCGCGATCGAGCGCGCCGCAGCGCGCATCGAGGTGCACGGCGCTCGTTATCCCGAAGCGATCGAGCGCATGACCGGCCGCTGA
- a CDS encoding zinc-dependent alcohol dehydrogenase family protein, which yields MRGTIIHAPGDVRLETRPEPKIVESTDAIVRISATCVCGSDLWTYRGINPVSKPTPMGHEYCGIVEEVGRDVTTVRRGDFVIGSFFASDNTCPHCRAGYQTSCRHRVVMSECQAEMIRVPLADGTLVATPERPPEDMVPSLLTLSDVMGTGWFAAVAANVRPGMTVAVVGDGAVGLLGVLSAKQMGAERIIAMSRHEARQKLAREYGATDIVTERGDEGVERIEELTRGIGADALLECVGTAESMKQAIRATRPGGHVGFVGVPHGVEISGTELFFSHVALHGGPAPVRRFLPELIDLVWTGTIDPGKVFDLTLPLDQVAEGYRAMHERRAIKTLLRP from the coding sequence ATGCGAGGAACCATCATCCACGCGCCCGGCGACGTGCGTCTCGAGACGCGCCCCGAGCCGAAGATCGTCGAATCCACCGACGCGATCGTCCGGATCTCCGCCACGTGCGTGTGCGGATCCGATCTCTGGACCTATCGCGGGATCAATCCCGTCTCGAAGCCCACGCCGATGGGCCACGAGTACTGCGGCATCGTCGAAGAGGTCGGTCGCGACGTCACGACGGTGCGTCGCGGAGACTTCGTGATCGGATCGTTCTTCGCGTCCGACAACACGTGTCCGCACTGCCGCGCTGGATACCAGACCTCGTGTCGGCACCGCGTCGTGATGAGCGAGTGTCAGGCCGAGATGATCCGAGTCCCGCTCGCCGACGGAACGCTCGTGGCCACGCCCGAGCGCCCGCCGGAGGACATGGTGCCGAGCCTCCTCACGCTCTCCGACGTGATGGGCACCGGATGGTTCGCGGCGGTCGCTGCGAACGTCCGACCCGGGATGACCGTCGCGGTCGTCGGTGACGGCGCGGTCGGTCTCCTCGGTGTGCTCTCGGCGAAGCAGATGGGCGCGGAGCGGATCATCGCGATGAGCCGCCACGAGGCGCGTCAGAAGCTCGCGCGCGAGTACGGCGCGACCGACATCGTGACGGAGCGCGGCGACGAAGGCGTGGAGCGCATCGAGGAGCTCACCCGCGGGATCGGCGCGGACGCGCTGCTCGAGTGCGTCGGTACCGCGGAGTCGATGAAGCAGGCGATCCGCGCGACCCGTCCGGGCGGGCACGTCGGCTTCGTCGGCGTCCCGCACGGCGTGGAGATCTCGGGCACGGAGCTCTTCTTCTCGCACGTCGCGCTGCACGGAGGCCCGGCGCCGGTGCGGCGGTTCCTGCCCGAGCTGATCGACCTCGTGTGGACCGGGACGATCGATCCCGGAAAGGTCTTCGACCTCACGCTGCCGCTCGATCAGGTCGCGGAGGGATACCGCGCGATGCACGAGCGGCGCGCGATCAAGACGCTGCTGCGTCCGTGA
- a CDS encoding LysR family transcriptional regulator produces MKASVLPQLHVFLVVARKRSFADAARELGVSRSAVSQAVRQLEDELRVVLLNRTTRSVSLTDAGRRLMETAEPALTQAVAALADLSTQPGETTGRVRLTVPRSAVPLVVTPVLPAFRARHPHIEVEITVEDRFVDIVADGYDAGVRLSEAIERDMVQVRLTDPFRFVIVGSPGYLAEHGTPQRPEDLLRHECITFRSVTTGALYAWELERGKKHWRVAVRGGVVVSNDSALTASLAEQGLGLAYVAEPMVAESLRAGRLQCVLEAYSPAVPGFFLYYPSRAQSSPALRAFVEVARKTAK; encoded by the coding sequence ATGAAGGCGAGCGTCCTCCCGCAGCTGCACGTGTTCCTGGTCGTCGCGCGCAAGCGCAGCTTCGCCGATGCGGCGCGTGAGCTCGGTGTCTCGCGGTCGGCGGTGAGCCAGGCAGTGCGGCAGCTCGAGGACGAGCTGCGCGTCGTCCTGCTGAATCGGACGACGCGCAGTGTGTCGCTGACCGACGCGGGACGGCGCTTGATGGAGACCGCCGAGCCCGCGCTCACACAAGCGGTCGCGGCGCTCGCCGATCTCTCCACGCAGCCGGGCGAGACCACCGGGCGCGTCCGGCTGACGGTGCCGCGCTCGGCCGTGCCGCTCGTCGTCACGCCCGTGCTGCCGGCGTTCCGGGCTCGTCATCCGCACATCGAGGTCGAGATCACCGTCGAGGATCGCTTCGTCGACATCGTCGCCGACGGGTACGACGCGGGCGTGCGTCTCAGCGAGGCGATCGAGCGCGACATGGTGCAGGTGCGGCTCACCGATCCGTTCCGCTTCGTGATCGTGGGCTCTCCCGGGTACCTCGCGGAGCACGGGACGCCGCAGCGCCCCGAGGACCTGCTGCGCCACGAGTGCATCACGTTCCGATCCGTCACGACCGGGGCGCTCTATGCGTGGGAGCTCGAGCGCGGGAAGAAACACTGGCGCGTCGCAGTGCGCGGCGGCGTCGTCGTGAGCAACGACTCCGCCCTGACTGCGTCGCTCGCCGAGCAGGGCCTCGGTCTCGCGTACGTCGCCGAGCCGATGGTCGCGGAGTCGCTGCGCGCCGGACGACTGCAGTGCGTGCTCGAGGCCTACTCGCCGGCGGTGCCCGGGTTCTTCCTCTACTACCCGAGCCGCGCGCAGAGCTCGCCCGCGCTCCGCGCATTCGTCGAGGTCGCTCGGAAGACGGCGAAGTGA
- a CDS encoding trypsin-like serine peptidase: MTRTFSNHPSVWLSVSILAASIGGCEAPRSGDLPPSTFDDAGDGGVGVVTEELRDGDFSFEDPAVGRLVVNGSGCTATLIDPIAVVTAAHCVDYRTGSISGTFTIHLSATNRQSFNVTSTRSYGSGVGDDDVAVVRLARAVPSSVATPFGVHPGAIVSNNERVVMYGFGCRAEEGDFAAGRKQRLWTRYDHDDVISCPGDSGGPVIKTMASGARVVSKVFSGRRRRLLRTEQLYGLVYEYADRIDDQVDDWAGRPRSDHGGGGGGGGGGGSGGGGSNGHPPQDQF; this comes from the coding sequence ATGACTCGTACGTTCTCCAACCATCCAAGCGTCTGGCTCTCGGTCTCGATCCTCGCCGCGTCGATCGGCGGATGCGAGGCGCCGCGCTCGGGCGATCTGCCGCCCTCGACGTTCGACGATGCCGGTGACGGCGGCGTCGGAGTCGTCACCGAAGAGCTGCGCGACGGCGATTTCTCGTTCGAGGATCCCGCCGTCGGGCGGCTCGTCGTGAACGGCAGTGGGTGCACTGCCACCCTGATCGATCCGATCGCGGTGGTGACCGCCGCGCACTGCGTCGACTATCGCACTGGCAGCATCAGCGGCACGTTCACCATCCACCTGAGCGCGACGAACCGGCAGTCGTTCAACGTGACGTCGACGCGATCGTACGGCTCGGGGGTGGGCGACGACGACGTCGCCGTGGTTCGTCTCGCGCGCGCGGTGCCCTCGTCGGTCGCCACGCCGTTCGGCGTGCATCCCGGTGCCATCGTGTCGAACAACGAGCGAGTCGTGATGTACGGCTTCGGATGCCGCGCAGAAGAGGGCGACTTCGCGGCGGGGCGGAAGCAGCGTCTGTGGACGCGCTACGACCACGACGACGTCATCAGCTGTCCGGGCGACAGCGGTGGCCCGGTCATCAAGACGATGGCATCCGGCGCGCGCGTCGTGTCGAAGGTGTTCAGCGGACGTCGCCGCCGCTTGCTGCGCACCGAGCAGCTCTACGGGCTGGTCTACGAGTACGCCGATCGGATCGACGATCAGGTCGACGACTGGGCCGGCCGGCCGCGAAGCGATCACGGCGGCGGCGGCGGCGGTGGTGGCGGCGGCGGCAGTGGAGGTGGCGGGAGCAACGGCCACCCGCCGCAGGACCAGTTCTGA
- a CDS encoding glutamine--tRNA ligase/YqeY domain fusion protein, giving the protein MSSEHTSTARRAHDFIRDIIDEDLRAGRHARIATRFPPEPNGYLHIGHAKSICLNFGVAREYGGTCNLRYDDTNPEKEDIEYVRSIEADVRWLGFEPTGVYFSADYFPKMYELAERLVREGHAYVCDLDEEQIRVYRGTLSEPGKPSPYRDRSVEESLDLLRRMKAGEFPDGARTLRAKIDMASPNMKLRDPLLYRIRHAEHHRTGDAWCIYPMYDYAHPLEDAIEGITHSICTLEFENNRAVYDWVLDHTGPWDPRPHQYEFARLALDYTVMSKRKLLTLVEGGHVSGWDDPRMPTIAGMRRRGFSPEALRAFAEMIGVAKANSTVDIGKLEYCVRQDLNQNAPRVLGVLHPVEVELVGAPSTTTDAPYFPPDVGKPGSRPLALGARIYIDRDDWRDEPPADYQRLAPGRTVRLRYGLCITADAVLERDAQGQVTKLRAIAHPETVGGGNPADGRKVSGVVHWVDAATSVPAEVRLYDRLFKSAKPEEGGADFLEQLDPGSLVVVREARVEKSLATAEVGSRWQLERVGYFVVDPDSKPGALVLSRIVTLRDSYAEKAKTPERAEKKDVEPKENAKAKTRPKTRSPKEYRAEARARDPELQIAHDTMVAMGLGADAADLLSGDRASADLFLATAERGAVPDVTAKWMINELPRALAGKELGDAALDGPRFAAFLAKVTSQQLTGAAAKQALADMITSGKSVDDVVRESAAPAWSAEQITAEADRLIAANADKAAQVKAGKVGLLGFFVGQMVKAAPGADPKEVNRVLRERLGIA; this is encoded by the coding sequence ATGTCTTCCGAGCACACCTCCACCGCGCGGCGCGCGCACGACTTCATCCGCGACATCATCGACGAGGATCTGCGCGCGGGGCGCCACGCCCGCATCGCGACGCGTTTCCCGCCCGAGCCGAACGGCTACCTGCACATCGGACATGCGAAGTCGATCTGCCTGAACTTCGGGGTCGCGCGCGAGTACGGCGGCACCTGCAACCTGCGCTACGACGACACGAACCCCGAGAAGGAAGACATCGAGTACGTGCGCTCGATCGAGGCGGACGTGCGGTGGCTGGGGTTCGAGCCGACGGGCGTCTACTTCTCGGCCGACTACTTCCCGAAGATGTACGAGCTCGCCGAGCGGCTCGTGCGCGAGGGCCATGCGTACGTCTGCGATCTCGACGAGGAGCAGATCCGCGTCTACCGCGGCACGCTCAGCGAGCCCGGCAAGCCGAGCCCGTACCGCGATCGTTCGGTCGAGGAGAGCCTCGATCTGCTGCGTCGCATGAAGGCGGGCGAGTTCCCCGACGGCGCGCGCACGCTGCGCGCGAAGATCGACATGGCGTCGCCCAACATGAAGCTGCGCGATCCGCTGCTCTATCGGATCCGCCACGCCGAGCACCACCGCACCGGCGACGCGTGGTGCATCTATCCGATGTACGACTACGCGCATCCGCTCGAGGACGCGATCGAGGGGATCACGCACTCGATCTGCACGCTCGAGTTCGAGAACAACCGCGCGGTCTACGACTGGGTGCTCGACCACACCGGACCGTGGGATCCGCGGCCGCACCAGTACGAGTTCGCGCGCCTCGCGCTCGACTACACGGTGATGAGCAAGCGCAAGCTCCTCACGCTGGTCGAGGGCGGGCACGTGAGCGGATGGGACGATCCGCGCATGCCGACGATCGCCGGGATGCGTCGCCGCGGGTTCAGCCCCGAGGCGCTGCGCGCGTTCGCCGAGATGATCGGGGTCGCGAAGGCGAACTCGACGGTCGACATCGGCAAGCTCGAGTACTGCGTGCGCCAGGACCTGAACCAGAACGCGCCGCGTGTGCTCGGCGTGCTGCACCCGGTCGAGGTCGAGCTCGTCGGCGCGCCGTCGACGACCACCGACGCGCCCTACTTCCCGCCCGACGTGGGCAAGCCCGGCTCGCGCCCGCTCGCGCTCGGCGCGCGCATCTACATCGATCGCGACGACTGGCGCGACGAGCCGCCGGCCGACTACCAGCGTCTCGCGCCGGGACGCACGGTGCGGCTGCGCTACGGCCTGTGCATCACCGCGGACGCGGTGCTCGAGCGCGACGCGCAGGGACAGGTCACGAAGCTGCGCGCGATCGCGCATCCCGAGACCGTCGGTGGCGGCAATCCGGCCGATGGCCGCAAGGTCTCGGGCGTCGTGCACTGGGTCGACGCGGCGACGAGCGTGCCCGCGGAGGTGCGCCTCTACGATCGCCTGTTCAAGAGCGCGAAGCCCGAGGAGGGCGGCGCCGACTTCCTCGAGCAGCTCGATCCCGGGTCGCTCGTGGTGGTGCGCGAGGCACGCGTCGAGAAGAGCCTCGCGACGGCCGAGGTCGGCTCGCGATGGCAGCTCGAGCGCGTCGGCTACTTCGTGGTCGATCCCGACTCGAAGCCGGGCGCGCTGGTGCTGAGCCGCATCGTCACGCTGCGCGACTCGTACGCCGAGAAGGCGAAGACGCCCGAGCGCGCGGAGAAGAAGGACGTCGAGCCGAAGGAGAACGCGAAGGCGAAGACGCGCCCGAAGACGCGCTCGCCCAAGGAGTACCGAGCCGAAGCGCGCGCGCGCGATCCGGAGCTCCAGATCGCGCACGACACGATGGTCGCGATGGGGCTCGGCGCGGACGCGGCGGACCTGCTGAGCGGTGATCGGGCGAGCGCCGATCTCTTCCTCGCGACCGCGGAGCGCGGCGCGGTGCCCGACGTGACCGCGAAGTGGATGATCAACGAGCTGCCGAGAGCGCTCGCTGGCAAGGAGCTCGGAGACGCGGCGCTCGATGGGCCGCGCTTCGCGGCGTTCCTCGCGAAGGTCACGAGCCAGCAGCTCACGGGCGCCGCTGCGAAGCAGGCCCTCGCCGACATGATCACGAGCGGGAAGAGCGTCGACGACGTCGTGCGCGAGAGCGCCGCGCCGGCGTGGAGCGCGGAGCAGATCACGGCCGAGGCCGATCGCCTGATCGCGGCGAACGCCGACAAGGCGGCGCAGGTGAAGGCCGGCAAGGTGGGCCTGCTCGGCTTCTTCGTCGGCCAGATGGTGAAGGCCGCCCCGGGCGCCGATCCCAAGGAAGTGAATCGCGTCCTGCGCGAGCGTCTCGGCATCGCGTGA
- a CDS encoding class I SAM-dependent methyltransferase → MDVLTNLSEAAEYSMPRLQAIITAWVMSTPLERAQKVARADGHVEEGEYTKQSVYSLLYSLYRSMGTVRSEHGEPYEFTFNTWGYVWPEAWGPAPTSERDPQRYGRNAYSGLFHFDAVQRRARERAGRVHVVELGCGTGAGADHVCTSVLPKCTYEAIDMQLGGVTTCRKKFAPHHRGRLVATHADATRAPIDDEVADIVAVCETHVTDQGDVMTEEDRKFFRSARRILKPGGLFVWGNSIPEEAWRSSFEFMESIGLEIVETDDVTDEAVRARDLDDPRIQAYIDEAISRFPAFRVPVYGARRRVEAELAMRNLCRAPGTRLYDDLVTRRDPYQVVLARRV, encoded by the coding sequence ATGGACGTCCTCACGAACCTGAGCGAGGCAGCCGAGTACTCGATGCCTCGGCTGCAGGCGATCATCACGGCGTGGGTGATGAGCACGCCGCTCGAGCGCGCGCAGAAGGTCGCGCGCGCGGACGGTCACGTCGAGGAAGGCGAGTACACGAAGCAGTCCGTGTACTCGCTCCTGTACTCGCTCTACCGGAGCATGGGCACGGTCCGCAGCGAGCACGGCGAGCCGTACGAGTTCACGTTCAACACGTGGGGTTACGTCTGGCCCGAGGCGTGGGGCCCGGCGCCGACGAGCGAGCGCGACCCGCAGCGCTACGGGCGCAATGCCTACTCCGGGCTCTTCCACTTCGATGCGGTGCAGCGACGCGCGCGAGAGCGCGCGGGACGCGTGCACGTCGTCGAGCTCGGGTGCGGGACCGGTGCGGGCGCCGATCACGTGTGCACGAGCGTGCTCCCGAAGTGCACGTACGAAGCGATCGACATGCAGCTCGGGGGCGTCACCACGTGCCGCAAGAAGTTCGCGCCGCACCACCGCGGGAGGCTCGTCGCGACGCACGCGGACGCGACCCGCGCTCCGATCGACGACGAGGTCGCCGACATCGTCGCGGTCTGCGAGACGCACGTGACCGATCAGGGCGACGTGATGACCGAGGAGGATCGCAAGTTCTTCCGCTCGGCGCGTCGCATCCTGAAGCCCGGTGGGCTCTTCGTGTGGGGCAACTCGATCCCCGAGGAGGCGTGGCGCTCGTCGTTCGAGTTCATGGAGTCGATCGGCCTCGAGATCGTCGAGACCGACGACGTGACGGACGAGGCGGTGCGCGCGCGCGATCTCGACGACCCCCGCATCCAGGCCTACATCGACGAAGCGATCTCGCGCTTCCCGGCGTTCCGCGTTCCGGTCTACGGCGCGCGGCGGCGCGTCGAAGCGGAGCTCGCGATGCGCAATCTCTGTCGCGCGCCGGGCACTCGCCTGTACGACGATCTCGTCACACGGCGCGACCCGTACCAGGTCGTGCTCGCGCGGCGCGTCTAG